The following are encoded together in the Eleftheria terrae genome:
- a CDS encoding LysR family transcriptional regulator encodes MDTRRLDLNLLVTLEALLVEQNVTKAAARLHLSQPAVSAQLARLRDVFDDPLLIPAQRGMTPTAKALELLQPLRQALDQVRVTVSSHRHFDPASATLTVAIACTDYLQVALLQPLVLQLRTRAPGVRVAMRQLDPAQLEAQLLRGEVDLALMTPQVAPPGMRARHLFDERYVLIGRRHHPRLRAGLTVEAFAELEHVIVSPGGGAFTTPVDDALAALGYRRKVVLSAASFLFVPGIVAQSDFVALVPQRLVRQPSHPLKVLDCPFPVEGFEVGMVWHERNHGHGGQRWLREEILALARG; translated from the coding sequence ATGGATACCAGGCGCCTCGACCTCAACCTGTTGGTGACACTGGAGGCTCTGCTGGTCGAGCAGAACGTCACCAAGGCCGCCGCCCGCCTGCACCTCAGTCAGCCCGCGGTCAGCGCCCAGCTGGCCCGGCTGCGGGATGTCTTCGACGACCCCTTGCTGATCCCCGCGCAGCGCGGCATGACGCCCACCGCCAAGGCCTTGGAACTGTTGCAACCGCTGCGGCAGGCCCTCGACCAGGTGCGTGTGACCGTCTCCTCGCACCGGCACTTCGATCCCGCCAGCGCCACGCTCACCGTCGCGATCGCCTGCACCGACTACCTGCAGGTGGCGCTGCTGCAGCCGCTGGTGCTCCAGTTGCGCACCCGGGCGCCCGGCGTGCGGGTGGCCATGCGCCAGCTCGACCCCGCCCAGCTGGAAGCACAGCTGCTGCGCGGTGAGGTCGACCTGGCGTTGATGACGCCGCAGGTGGCGCCACCGGGCATGCGGGCACGCCATCTGTTCGACGAGCGCTATGTCCTCATCGGCCGCCGACACCATCCCCGCCTGCGGGCGGGCCTCACCGTCGAGGCCTTTGCCGAGCTGGAGCATGTGATCGTCTCGCCCGGTGGCGGCGCCTTCACCACCCCGGTGGACGATGCGCTCGCCGCGCTCGGGTACCGGCGCAAGGTGGTGCTGTCGGCAGCGTCCTTCCTGTTCGTTCCCGGCATCGTGGCGCAGTCGGATTTCGTCGCGCTGGTGCCGCAACGGCTGGTGCGCCAACCCTCCCATCCGCTCAAGGTGCTCGACTGCCCATTCCCGGTGGAGGGCTTCGAGGTCGGCATGGTCTGGCACGAACGCAACCATGGCCATGGCGGACAGCGCTGGCTGCGAGAGGAGATCCTGGCATTGGCCCGGGGCTGA
- a CDS encoding D-arabinono-1,4-lactone oxidase → MDPTHNPTGQRETGPALRRRDFAALAGGAWLGAAASAQTQAPPPAGPAQPLQPGGWSNWSGLQRCTPQQILSPGSEDELAHILRHAAGPVRLVGAGHSFSPLVPTPGTLVMTDGLSGVRQHDLNRQRVTVGGGTRIAVLAPLLDALGLALPNQGDISVQSLAGAYATGTHGTGAQLPALHAQVRALRLLTATGQLVEASRERSPEVFDAARVSLGALGALTEVELQVQPRFFLRRRLWTAPVEELLAAAPGLATSHRHFEMYVLPHTGYGAGITHEEVAPQEPQVVDGGDEALLDDLRRLRSLLGPWPALRRWVAGRLIGRREAISVDLSWRLLSTTRATRFNESEYHVPAEQGLACLQAVLAQLERHNEAFFPVEFRYVAADDAWLSPFYGRASCSIAVHAAADEPHDYLLSELGPLFRRHGGRPHWGKLHDLGPAELAALYPRWHDFQAVRRELDPQGRLLNEPLRRLFGEAPRG, encoded by the coding sequence ATGGACCCCACGCACAACCCGACAGGCCAGCGCGAGACGGGCCCGGCATTGCGACGACGCGACTTCGCCGCGCTGGCCGGCGGTGCCTGGCTGGGCGCTGCGGCGTCCGCCCAGACCCAGGCGCCCCCCCCTGCCGGGCCGGCCCAGCCGCTGCAGCCGGGCGGCTGGAGCAACTGGTCCGGCCTGCAGCGCTGCACGCCGCAGCAGATCCTCTCGCCCGGCAGCGAGGACGAGCTGGCCCACATCCTGCGCCATGCCGCCGGGCCGGTGCGCCTGGTGGGCGCAGGCCATTCCTTCAGTCCGCTGGTGCCCACCCCCGGCACGCTGGTGATGACCGATGGCCTGAGCGGAGTGCGCCAGCATGACCTGAACCGCCAGCGTGTCACCGTCGGTGGCGGCACCCGCATCGCGGTGCTGGCCCCCCTGCTCGACGCACTGGGCCTGGCATTGCCCAACCAGGGCGACATCAGCGTGCAATCGCTGGCCGGCGCCTATGCCACCGGCACGCACGGCACCGGGGCCCAGCTGCCCGCGCTGCATGCGCAGGTGCGGGCCTTGCGGCTGCTGACCGCCACCGGCCAGCTGGTCGAGGCCAGCCGCGAGCGTTCACCCGAGGTGTTCGACGCCGCGCGGGTCAGCCTGGGGGCACTCGGCGCCCTGACCGAAGTGGAGCTGCAGGTGCAGCCCCGCTTCTTCCTGCGCCGCCGGCTCTGGACCGCGCCGGTCGAGGAGCTGCTGGCTGCCGCGCCGGGCCTCGCCACCAGCCACCGGCACTTCGAGATGTACGTGCTGCCGCACACCGGCTATGGCGCCGGCATCACCCACGAGGAAGTCGCCCCCCAGGAGCCGCAAGTGGTGGACGGCGGCGACGAGGCCCTGCTGGACGACCTGCGGCGCCTGCGCAGCCTGCTGGGGCCCTGGCCCGCGCTGCGCCGCTGGGTGGCAGGGCGCCTGATCGGCCGGCGCGAAGCGATCTCGGTCGACCTCAGCTGGCGCCTGCTCAGCACCACCCGCGCCACCCGCTTCAACGAAAGCGAATACCACGTACCCGCCGAGCAGGGCCTGGCCTGCCTGCAGGCGGTGCTGGCGCAGCTGGAGCGGCACAACGAAGCCTTCTTTCCGGTCGAGTTCCGTTATGTCGCAGCCGACGATGCCTGGCTCAGCCCCTTCTATGGCCGCGCCAGTTGCTCGATTGCCGTGCATGCCGCGGCCGACGAGCCGCACGACTACCTGCTGAGCGAGCTGGGCCCCCTGTTCCGGCGCCACGGCGGCCGCCCGCACTGGGGCAAGCTGCACGACCTCGGGCCGGCCGAGCTGGCAGCGCTGTATCCGCGCTGGCACGACTTCCAGGCCGTGCGGCGGGAGCTGGACCCGCAGGGCCGGCTGCTCAACGAGCCCTTGCGCCGGCTGTTCGGCGAGGCACCGCGTGGCTGA
- a CDS encoding short chain dehydrogenase, whose amino-acid sequence MKKVLLIGATGTLGSAVAEVLAAHHTVLRAGRRSGELQVDLTDGASVERLFASVGKVDAIVSAAGQVHFGPVPQMTAEQFALGLNDKLLGQVRLALVGQHHLNDGGSITLTSGILSDEPIPHGANATSVNAAVEGFVRGAAIELPRGIRINAVSPTVLSESMDSYGPFFPGFEPVPARRAALAYQRSVDGAQTGRVYRVW is encoded by the coding sequence ATGAAGAAAGTGCTTCTCATCGGTGCCACCGGCACCCTCGGCTCGGCGGTCGCCGAAGTCCTGGCCGCCCATCACACTGTCCTGCGAGCCGGCCGCCGCAGTGGCGAGCTGCAGGTGGACCTCACCGACGGCGCCAGCGTCGAGCGCCTGTTCGCCAGCGTCGGCAAGGTCGACGCGATCGTCAGCGCGGCTGGCCAGGTGCATTTCGGGCCGGTGCCGCAAATGACCGCCGAGCAGTTCGCCTTGGGCCTGAACGACAAGCTGCTGGGCCAGGTGCGCCTGGCCCTGGTCGGCCAGCACCACCTGAACGACGGTGGCTCCATCACGCTGACCAGCGGCATCCTCTCGGACGAGCCGATCCCGCATGGCGCCAATGCGACCTCGGTGAACGCCGCGGTGGAGGGCTTCGTGCGTGGCGCGGCCATCGAGCTGCCGCGCGGCATCCGCATCAATGCCGTCAGCCCCACCGTGCTGAGCGAGTCGATGGACAGCTACGGCCCCTTCTTCCCCGGCTTCGAGCCGGTGCCGGCGCGGCGTGCGGCCCTGGCTTACCAGCGCAGCGTGGACGGCGCCCAGACCGGCCGCGTCTACCGCGTCTGGTGA
- a CDS encoding LysR family transcriptional regulator — protein sequence MDKLRSMEVFVTVAEAGSFTAAAARLDISAVMVGKHIRELETHLGARLIQRSTRRQSLTEAGRRYRDDCQKVLEQVRWAEASIEGLRAAPSGLLRVSAPMTLGSTVVAAQVASYLARYPRVRIELVLSDSMVDLVEDGYDLAVRIGTEVDPELVARPLQPYRIVICASPDYLRRHGQPRTPAELSRHRCLCHLSWTRRTAWHLGGQGEQAGQWPGEGPFSSNNGQALRLAALGGAGLLMQPEVLLAEDIAAGRLVPLLQDFLPPPRPVHLLYLPDHRPLPKLRSFVSHLLKCMAP from the coding sequence ATGGACAAGCTGCGCAGCATGGAGGTCTTTGTCACCGTGGCCGAGGCGGGCAGCTTCACTGCGGCGGCGGCACGGCTGGACATCTCGGCCGTGATGGTCGGCAAGCACATTCGGGAGCTCGAAACCCATCTTGGCGCCCGCCTCATCCAGCGCAGCACACGGCGGCAGAGCCTCACCGAGGCGGGCCGGCGCTACCGCGACGATTGCCAGAAGGTGCTGGAGCAGGTGCGCTGGGCCGAGGCGTCCATCGAAGGCCTGCGCGCCGCGCCAAGCGGGCTGCTGCGCGTGAGCGCGCCCATGACGCTGGGCAGCACGGTGGTGGCGGCCCAGGTGGCCAGCTACCTGGCCCGGTACCCGCGGGTGCGCATCGAGCTGGTGCTCAGCGACAGCATGGTCGACCTGGTGGAAGACGGCTACGACCTGGCCGTGCGCATCGGCACGGAGGTCGATCCGGAGCTGGTGGCGCGACCGCTGCAGCCTTATCGCATCGTCATCTGCGCCTCGCCCGACTACCTGCGCCGGCACGGCCAGCCGCGCACGCCGGCGGAGCTGTCGCGCCATCGCTGCCTGTGCCACCTGAGCTGGACGCGGCGCACCGCATGGCACCTGGGCGGCCAGGGCGAGCAGGCCGGCCAGTGGCCCGGCGAGGGGCCGTTCTCCAGCAACAACGGCCAGGCCCTGCGCCTGGCTGCCCTGGGCGGCGCCGGCCTGCTCATGCAGCCCGAGGTGCTGCTGGCCGAGGACATCGCGGCCGGCCGCCTGGTGCCGCTGCTGCAGGACTTTCTTCCGCCACCGCGGCCGGTGCATCTGCTCTACCTGCCGGACCACCGGCCGTTGCCCAAGCTGCGCAGCTTCGTGTCGCACCTGCTGAAGTGCATGGCCCCCTGA
- a CDS encoding DUF2249 domain-containing protein, with protein sequence MSQTAPALIDVRLLSPRERHPLIFSTFAALPPGGALELVNDHNPRPLYSQFQANWPGAFVWQDLEQGPEVWRVRISRSAPAGQCCGSCGG encoded by the coding sequence ATGAGCCAGACCGCTCCCGCCCTCATCGATGTCCGCCTGCTGTCCCCGCGCGAGCGCCATCCCCTCATCTTCTCCACCTTCGCTGCGCTGCCGCCTGGCGGGGCACTCGAGCTGGTGAACGACCACAACCCGCGCCCGCTGTACTCGCAGTTCCAGGCCAACTGGCCGGGCGCCTTCGTCTGGCAGGACCTGGAGCAGGGGCCGGAGGTCTGGCGCGTGCGCATCTCGCGCTCGGCGCCGGCCGGCCAGTGCTGCGGCTCGTGCGGCGGCTGA
- a CDS encoding NAD(P)H-dependent oxidoreductase: MKKTVLIVFAQPEPASLTRQFVDLARDTLQGQGHEVLLSDLYAMQWKAVFDEQDFPHRADPRRLSFVAESGHAWRQGHQPPDIALEQRKLLSADAVILAFPLWWFSMPAILKGWVERVFAYGLAYGYQDAGNRYRYGEGGLQGKRALLSVMVGGPGTDYSARGINGPLEQLLFPITHGTLFFAGMEVLPTHAVYGTGHITAQAVDAAKAVWRRRVERLFDDVPIAFRPQNGGDYVDGHVLADHVAPGQRGLDAHVAQHGPAWHGEPMRRELPA; this comes from the coding sequence ATGAAGAAGACCGTTCTGATCGTCTTTGCCCAGCCGGAGCCGGCCTCACTGACCCGGCAGTTCGTTGACCTTGCCCGCGACACCTTGCAAGGGCAGGGGCACGAGGTGCTCCTGTCCGACCTGTATGCGATGCAATGGAAGGCGGTGTTCGACGAACAGGACTTCCCCCACCGGGCCGACCCGCGACGGCTTTCCTTCGTGGCGGAATCCGGGCATGCCTGGCGCCAGGGCCACCAGCCGCCCGACATCGCGCTGGAGCAGCGCAAGCTGCTGTCCGCCGACGCGGTCATCCTGGCGTTTCCCCTCTGGTGGTTCAGCATGCCGGCCATCCTCAAGGGCTGGGTCGAGCGGGTGTTCGCCTACGGCCTGGCCTATGGCTACCAGGACGCAGGCAACCGGTATCGCTATGGCGAGGGCGGCCTGCAGGGCAAGCGGGCCCTGCTGTCGGTGATGGTGGGCGGCCCCGGCACGGACTATTCGGCCCGCGGCATCAACGGGCCGCTCGAACAACTGTTGTTCCCGATCACCCATGGCACCCTGTTCTTTGCCGGCATGGAGGTGCTGCCGACGCATGCGGTGTACGGCACCGGGCACATCACGGCGCAGGCGGTGGACGCAGCGAAGGCGGTCTGGCGGCGGCGGGTGGAGCGGCTGTTCGACGATGTGCCCATTGCGTTCCGACCGCAGAACGGTGGCGACTATGTGGACGGGCACGTGCTCGCTGACCATGTGGCACCTGGC
- a CDS encoding alanine racemase, with the protein MAERRRRLLKAAGAAALLAGVAAALRPADRGAPHAPYFATLQRALAEAGLARPAIVIDRERLQHNLGWIGARARQQGLPLRVVVKSLPSLALLDAACAAWQTQRAMLFNAEQLVLVARQRPQLGLLLGKPLPVAAARHAAQVLAERGAADALDRIEWLVDTPARLQQYRELAAGLGRPLKLNIEIDVGLHRGGVESPRQLAEMLAQLRSEPHLRWSGLMGYDAHVMALPDLAGTRQQARQAAEQSYQRLWDAARQALPGAARDTLTLNTGGSGTFQLHDRSGVANEVAVGSAAVKPVDFDLSSLAELQAAAFIATPVLKDLGPFRLPQGAGWLSAAARAWDRNQARAFAIHGGHWLADVVSPAGLAPSGLFGASSNQQVMVASAGAALRPDEWAFLRPRQSEAVLLQFGELVMVEGGRVVSTEPVFPVSA; encoded by the coding sequence GTGGCTGAGCGCCGCCGGCGCCTGCTGAAGGCGGCCGGCGCGGCGGCGCTGCTGGCCGGGGTGGCCGCCGCCTTGCGCCCTGCCGACCGCGGGGCGCCTCACGCGCCCTACTTCGCCACCCTGCAGCGGGCCCTGGCTGAAGCGGGCCTGGCCCGCCCGGCCATCGTGATCGACCGCGAGCGGCTGCAGCACAACCTGGGCTGGATCGGCGCGCGCGCGCGGCAGCAGGGCCTGCCATTGCGGGTGGTGGTCAAGTCACTGCCGTCGCTGGCGCTGCTGGACGCGGCCTGCGCCGCCTGGCAGACACAACGCGCCATGCTGTTCAATGCCGAGCAGCTGGTGCTAGTGGCCCGGCAGCGTCCGCAGCTCGGCCTGCTGCTCGGCAAGCCGCTGCCGGTGGCCGCCGCACGGCACGCCGCCCAGGTGCTGGCCGAGCGGGGCGCAGCCGATGCACTCGACCGCATCGAATGGCTGGTGGACACGCCCGCGCGGCTGCAGCAGTACCGCGAACTGGCCGCGGGGCTCGGCCGGCCGCTGAAGCTCAACATCGAGATTGATGTGGGCCTGCACCGCGGCGGCGTCGAATCGCCGCGGCAACTGGCCGAGATGCTGGCTCAGCTGCGCAGCGAGCCGCACCTGCGCTGGTCGGGCCTGATGGGCTATGACGCCCATGTGATGGCGCTGCCCGACCTGGCCGGCACCCGGCAGCAGGCGCGCCAGGCCGCGGAGCAGAGCTACCAGCGGCTCTGGGACGCCGCCCGCCAGGCCCTGCCCGGCGCCGCGCGCGACACCCTCACCCTGAACACCGGCGGCTCCGGCACCTTCCAGCTGCACGACCGCAGCGGCGTGGCGAACGAGGTGGCGGTGGGCTCGGCCGCGGTGAAGCCGGTCGACTTCGACCTGTCCTCGCTGGCCGAGCTGCAAGCCGCGGCTTTCATCGCCACCCCGGTGCTGAAGGACCTCGGGCCTTTCCGCCTGCCGCAAGGCGCAGGCTGGCTGTCGGCCGCCGCCCGCGCCTGGGACCGCAACCAGGCCCGGGCCTTTGCCATTCACGGCGGGCACTGGCTGGCCGACGTGGTCTCGCCTGCCGGCCTGGCGCCCAGCGGCTTGTTCGGCGCCTCCTCCAACCAGCAGGTGATGGTCGCCTCCGCCGGGGCGGCCTTGCGTCCCGATGAATGGGCGTTCCTGCGCCCACGGCAAAGCGAAGCCGTGCTGCTGCAGTTCGGCGAGCTGGTGATGGTGGAAGGCGGCCGTGTGGTGAGCACGGAGCCGGTGTTCCCCGTCTCGGCTTGA